In the genome of Raphanus sativus cultivar WK10039 chromosome 4, ASM80110v3, whole genome shotgun sequence, one region contains:
- the LOC130510617 gene encoding uncharacterized protein LOC130510617, translating to MGKGKKSAQQAESSKEEKHAEAEGSRRLLADGEPESPPPRNDMPVSDALPEVTEELDSFNTANEKAPSEESDERTPGLGEEPSVKVPEADPQPQIGSTGAAIQDVPVTAKSPEEKDESALPLAIIEVEKELSEAESDSAKKVDDEPKDDAVTVGSESDEASQKERRKKRVLKRLGLRSGKQRKTGESSTPTQSQFLTPEDAAKSPYLAKEAGASPQLRSRRSGDKSAEPMPPLIKKRYDQFLKRKVLAERSVDLKEADQWGYLAVIKKGSMESTVSNLAVYVEQVVAEFYAGLPSTKAEADVDEVVVSVRGQEYKFSPAHLNNAIDWEPLTEEEEEEAATLDDISVTELASFITGDTKTEWDGLTTADLTPCYGALMIIAAYNWIPSTHKTYVSLERARLIYKMAHGVRVDLGKMMFRQILNLGVIQVNDARWLIFPRLIMALLQSQQAVPSYPSDKLQRPVLYKKDKRVGEIYEQRLAKGKGPAKAEPKRSSARTTRQASPAPIPAPRTATPSSRTAPRRVSLYELGSVAIPQGPLSRVDLQVALQDTTRALQALAEIVQDLQSAVAGGEEED from the exons ATGGGGAAAGGAAAGAAATCAGCTCAACAAGCCGAATCATCCAAGGAAGAAAAGCATGCAGAGGCTGAAGGAAGTCGAAGGTTACTCGCTGATGGCGAACCTGAATCGCCTCCACCGAGAAACGATATGCCCGTCTCCGATGCACTCCCTGAGGTCACCGAGGAGCTTGACTCATTCAATACCGCTAATGAGAAAGCCCCTTCAGAGGAGAGCGATGAAAGGACTCCAGGTCTTGGAGAGGAGCCATCTGTGAAGGTTCCTGAAGCAGATCCGCAACCGCAAATCGGATCCACTGGTGCTGCCATTCAAGATGTTCCGGTCACTGCTAAATCACCAGAAGAAAAGGATGAATCTGCTCTACCTCTGGCGATCATTGAAGTTGAGAAGGAGCTAAGTGAAGCTGAGTCTGATTCAGCCAAGAAAGTGGACGATGAACCCAAGGATGATGCTGTTACTGTGGGTTCTGAATCAGATGAAGCTTCCCAGAAGGAAAGGAGGAAGAAACGGGTGCTGAAGAGATTAGGGTTGCGCTCTGGGAAACAGAGAAAGACAGGGGAGTCTAGTACACCAACTCAATCTCAGTTTCTCACACCAGAAGATGCAGCCAAGTCTCCATATTTGGCTAAGGAAGCAGGAGCCTCGCCTCAGCTGAGATCGAGAAGGTCTGGTGATAAAAGTGCTGAACCAATGCCTCCTCTCATCAAGAAAAGGTATGATCAGTTCCTTAAGCGTAAGGTACTTGCTGAGCGTTCGGTGGATCTGAAGGAAGCTGATCAGTGGGGTTACTTGGCCGTTATCAAGAAAGGATCTATGGAATCAACTGTCTCGAATCTTGCAGTGTATGTTGAGCAAGTTGTAGCTGAGTTCTATGCAGGTCTGCCGAGTACTAAAGCTGAAGCGGATGTTGATGAAGTGGTTGTCTCTGTACGGGGACAAGAGTACAAGTTCTCACCTGCGCACCTCAATAATGCCATAGATTGGGAACCACTtactgaggaagaagaggaggaagccgCAACGTTGGATGATATCTCGGTAACTGAGTTAGCTTCTTTCATCACCGGAGATACAAAGACAGAATGGGATGGTCTCACTACAGCGGACCTTACTCCATGCTACGGGGCCTTGATGATCATAGCTGCATACAACTGGATTCCCTCGACTCACAAGACATATGTCTCACTTGAGAGAGCAAGACTGATCTACAAGATGGCTCATGGAGTCCGTGTTGATTTGGGGAAGATGATGTTCAGACAGATTCTTAATCTTGGAGTGATTCAAGTCAATGATGCCCGCTGGTTGATCTTCCCTCGCTTGATCATGGCACTTCTTCAAAGTCAGCAGGCGGTTCCATCCTATCCTAGTGACAAGCTCCAACGTCCGGTTCTCTACAAGAAGGATAAACGAGTGGGCGAGATCTATGAGCAGAGACTGGCAAAAGGAAAGGGACCAGCTAAAGCTGAACCAAAGAGAAGCTCTGCAAGGACAACCCGTCAGGCATCTCCTGCTCCGATCCCTGCTCCACGAACTGCTACACCAAGCTCCAGAACTGCACCACGTCGTGTATCCCTTTATGAACTTGGATCAGTTGCCATCCCTCAAGGACCACTCAGCCGTGTTGATTTGCAAGTGGCACTACAGGACACAACACGAGCCCTTCAAGCGCTAGCTGAGATAGTTCAGGATCTTCAGAGTGCTGTAGCAG ggggagaagaagaagactag